Proteins encoded in a region of the Melioribacteraceae bacterium genome:
- the rpe gene encoding ribulose-phosphate 3-epimerase — protein MKNSKLIAPSVLSADFANLTQQIRNTEIGGADWIHCDIMDGKFVPNLTFGPIVVEAVRRITKLPIDTHLMIKDPDPLIKNFIDAGSNFITVHQEEVVHLNRTIIRIKELGAKAGVSINPSTPVSSLSEILEFVDLVLVMSVNPGFGGQKFIPGSLKKISDLAAIRNEKGYNFLIEIDGGVNPENIKTIADAGCDVFVAGWSIFGKDNITAATMELKNLANK, from the coding sequence ATGAAAAACTCAAAATTAATAGCTCCTTCAGTCTTATCGGCAGATTTCGCGAATTTAACACAGCAGATCAGAAATACGGAAATCGGCGGGGCCGATTGGATTCACTGCGATATAATGGACGGCAAGTTCGTACCCAATTTAACGTTCGGACCAATTGTAGTAGAAGCGGTAAGGAGAATAACAAAACTCCCGATCGATACGCACCTGATGATCAAAGATCCTGATCCTTTGATCAAAAATTTTATCGACGCCGGAAGCAACTTTATCACAGTTCATCAGGAGGAGGTTGTTCATCTTAATAGAACAATAATCAGGATAAAAGAACTTGGCGCCAAAGCCGGTGTTTCAATTAATCCTTCTACACCTGTTTCCTCTCTTAGCGAAATACTGGAATTTGTTGATCTTGTACTTGTTATGTCAGTCAATCCTGGATTTGGCGGACAGAAGTTTATACCCGGTTCACTGAAGAAGATTTCGGATCTGGCAGCAATAAGGAATGAGAAGGGATATAATTTTCTTATCGAAATTGACGGCGGAGTTAATCCGGAAAATATTAAAACTATTGCAGACGCCGGATGTGATGTGTTTGTTGCCGGATGGTCTATTTTCGGGAAGGATAATATTACCGCTGCCACAATGGAATTGAAGAATCTGGCTAATAAATAA
- the folP gene encoding dihydropteroate synthase, producing the protein MVVQLVDIFYSNVFKRYSSKYNIFRDLYEKDMTALEIRDINYKFSQKVKKIILSNREICYTTDQNNNQNVDLLVLGSLGIFKQLSKEIIALGNEDVGFKINKTLKNISDYDNSKLRIGNKSIDLSRSYLMGILNVTPDSFSDGGKYLSTDAAVEHGIRLLEDGASILDVGGESSRPGSEPVEADVELSRVIPVVEGILKNKKDAIVSIDTQKSIVASEALSRGVKIVNDISAGSSDPNMLNIVKKYDASFIIMHMKGNPKTMQSNPEYDDVVSEVYDFLLEKIEKVRKYHISNIIIDPGIGFGKRVMDNYELIKRLSEFKGLGAPLMVGLSKKSFLGKSFNLSVEERDNPTLAAETIAIKNGAKIIRTHDVKRADYSVKLNHYLDNPEVLINV; encoded by the coding sequence TTGGTAGTTCAACTTGTCGATATATTCTATTCTAATGTCTTTAAAAGATATAGTAGCAAGTACAATATCTTCAGGGATCTCTATGAAAAAGATATGACAGCACTTGAAATACGGGATATTAATTACAAATTTTCTCAAAAAGTTAAAAAAATTATTTTATCGAATCGGGAGATCTGCTATACAACCGATCAGAATAATAATCAGAATGTTGATTTACTGGTTCTCGGTTCTCTGGGGATTTTTAAGCAGCTTTCCAAAGAGATTATTGCCTTAGGAAATGAAGATGTTGGTTTTAAGATTAATAAAACTCTAAAAAACATTTCTGACTACGATAACAGTAAGCTTCGAATCGGAAATAAATCTATTGACCTCAGCAGATCCTATCTGATGGGAATTCTTAATGTTACCCCCGATTCATTTTCGGATGGGGGAAAGTACCTTAGTACAGATGCCGCTGTTGAACACGGAATCAGACTGTTGGAAGATGGGGCTTCTATTCTTGATGTAGGCGGTGAATCATCCAGGCCGGGTTCCGAACCGGTTGAGGCTGATGTTGAGCTATCACGCGTAATTCCGGTTGTTGAAGGAATCCTGAAAAATAAAAAAGATGCGATTGTTTCAATCGATACACAGAAATCAATAGTTGCATCTGAAGCACTTTCAAGAGGTGTGAAAATTGTAAATGATATAAGCGCAGGTTCCAGTGATCCTAATATGCTTAATATTGTAAAAAAATACGATGCATCATTTATAATTATGCATATGAAAGGTAATCCTAAAACCATGCAGTCAAATCCGGAATATGATGATGTTGTCTCGGAAGTCTATGATTTTTTGCTCGAGAAAATCGAAAAAGTCCGGAAATACCATATTAGCAATATCATAATTGATCCGGGTATTGGATTCGGTAAACGGGTGATGGATAATTATGAGCTGATAAAAAGACTGAGTGAATTTAAAGGTTTAGGTGCGCCATTAATGGTTGGGCTCTCAAAAAAATCATTTTTAGGAAAATCGTTTAACCTAAGTGTTGAAGAAAGAGATAATCCTACTCTTGCAGCAGAGACTATCGCCATAAAAAACGGTGCTAAAATTATTAGAACTCATGATGTTAAAAGAGCAGATTATTCGGTTAAATTAAATCATTACCTTGATAATCCGGAAGTCCTTATAAATGTTTGA
- the cdaA gene encoding diadenylate cyclase CdaA has protein sequence MFELFKIGFLSVTFLDLIDILLVAFIFYKLYSVISGTIAAQIFYGLLIVLFLSFIAQAANFKALGWLLKLISEVWVIAFIILFQPEIRRMLVLIGKSPIVRIFLKGDESDVADVVADAAFELAQHQHGALIVLVKSVGIKGVAETGEAINSKVTKSLLRAIFFPRSPLHDGAVIIRNDNIEAARCTLPLSSETSKDGITLGMRHRAGLGISEQADVISVIVSEESGSISVAENGLLKRGLSKESLRNYLRNGLRVTKVRGFKGILNHLKKSSVNNH, from the coding sequence ATGTTTGAACTGTTTAAAATAGGATTCTTATCTGTAACGTTTCTCGATCTGATCGATATACTTCTTGTTGCTTTCATTTTTTACAAGCTCTATTCGGTAATATCCGGTACTATTGCCGCTCAAATATTCTACGGACTGTTAATCGTTCTCTTTCTTTCATTTATTGCTCAGGCCGCAAATTTTAAAGCTCTCGGCTGGTTGCTGAAATTAATTTCTGAAGTCTGGGTTATTGCATTTATTATTCTGTTTCAACCTGAAATCAGGAGAATGCTTGTCCTGATAGGGAAGAGTCCGATTGTTCGGATTTTCTTGAAAGGTGATGAGAGTGATGTAGCAGACGTTGTTGCAGATGCTGCATTTGAACTGGCACAGCATCAGCATGGCGCTCTTATAGTACTTGTAAAATCGGTCGGAATAAAAGGTGTTGCGGAAACAGGGGAGGCAATTAATTCTAAAGTTACGAAAAGCCTTTTAAGAGCTATCTTCTTCCCCAGGTCGCCTCTTCATGATGGTGCAGTAATTATAAGGAATGACAATATTGAAGCGGCAAGATGCACACTCCCGCTTTCAAGCGAAACATCTAAGGACGGTATTACTCTTGGAATGCGCCATAGGGCCGGCCTCGGAATTTCTGAACAGGCCGATGTTATTAGCGTGATTGTGTCGGAAGAATCCGGAAGTATTTCAGTGGCAGAGAATGGTCTGTTAAAAAGAGGTTTATCTAAAGAATCATTACGCAATTACCTCAGAAACGGGCTAAGAGTTACTAAGGTTAGAGGATTTAAGGGGATTCTTAATCATTTAAAGAAGAGTTCAGTTAATAACCACTGA
- a CDS encoding metal-dependent hydrolase: MKLRYFSHSAFQITTNNNKRILIDPFLDDNPTSPVKSSDVSADYIILTHAHGDHIGDAFKIAKRTDPTFICVNELANYCASHGFKAHNMHIGGSYNFDFGKIKFTIAHHGSLTPDNHYGGEPSGVILSIEGINIYHTGDTGLFYDMKLIGEMTSIDYMLLPIGDNFTMGITDAAKAVELANPKISIPMHYNTFPVINSDPKLFKQKVESMGKKCIVMDFGQEIEL; the protein is encoded by the coding sequence ATGAAACTAAGATATTTTTCACATTCAGCCTTTCAGATTACAACGAATAACAATAAAAGGATTTTAATCGATCCGTTCCTTGATGATAATCCAACTTCTCCGGTTAAATCATCGGATGTAAGTGCAGACTATATTATACTTACGCATGCTCATGGCGACCATATAGGCGATGCATTTAAAATAGCTAAAAGAACGGATCCGACATTTATTTGCGTAAATGAACTGGCAAATTATTGTGCGTCTCACGGTTTTAAAGCACATAATATGCATATTGGCGGCAGCTATAATTTTGATTTCGGGAAAATTAAATTCACAATAGCTCATCACGGATCACTCACGCCCGATAATCATTACGGAGGTGAACCGTCCGGTGTTATATTGAGTATTGAAGGAATCAATATATATCATACTGGAGATACGGGATTGTTCTATGATATGAAACTTATAGGTGAAATGACATCAATAGATTACATGCTTTTACCTATCGGTGATAATTTTACGATGGGAATAACAGATGCTGCGAAAGCAGTTGAATTGGCTAATCCAAAAATCTCAATTCCGATGCACTACAATACTTTCCCTGTAATTAATTCAGATCCAAAATTATTCAAACAAAAAGTTGAGAGTATGGGGAAGAAATGTATTGTAATGGATTTCGGCCAGGAAATTGAATTGTAA
- a CDS encoding AAA family ATPase, which yields MAKKIVIANQKGGVGKTTTAINLSASVAAAEYRTLLIDIDPQANSTSGIGIEKNEKSVYQVLVGLEKAEDCIVNSYMPFLDILPSTINLVGAEVELVSMESREYLLKKALNSIEDKYDFIFIDCPPSLGLLTLNSLTCADSVLIPVQCEYFALEGLGQLLNTINIVKKNLNENLSIEGVLLTMFDTRLRLSHQVVDEVKKYFGEKVYNTVIHRNVRLSEAPSYSKPVILYDASSVGAQNYISLASELLKRSNLEPKRVR from the coding sequence ATGGCTAAAAAAATAGTTATTGCAAATCAGAAAGGCGGAGTCGGTAAAACTACAACCGCTATAAATCTCTCAGCTTCAGTTGCTGCAGCAGAATACAGAACATTATTGATTGATATTGATCCGCAGGCTAATTCAACTTCAGGTATCGGTATCGAAAAAAATGAGAAGTCTGTTTACCAGGTGCTTGTAGGTCTAGAAAAAGCGGAGGATTGTATAGTAAATTCCTATATGCCTTTTCTGGATATTCTTCCTTCAACAATTAATCTTGTTGGGGCAGAGGTTGAACTTGTTTCAATGGAATCAAGAGAATATCTGCTCAAAAAGGCTCTTAATTCGATTGAGGATAAATACGATTTTATTTTTATTGATTGCCCTCCGTCACTAGGACTTCTAACGCTTAATTCACTTACATGCGCGGATTCAGTCCTAATACCGGTCCAATGCGAATACTTTGCTCTAGAGGGTCTGGGACAGTTGCTGAATACTATCAATATCGTCAAAAAAAATCTGAATGAAAATCTGAGCATTGAAGGGGTATTGTTAACCATGTTCGATACAAGATTACGTTTATCGCACCAGGTTGTTGATGAAGTAAAAAAGTATTTTGGGGAAAAAGTCTACAACACCGTTATTCATAGAAATGTCAGGTTGTCGGAAGCTCCCAGCTACTCAAAACCTGTAATTTTATATGATGCAAGTTCAGTCGGTGCTCAGAATTATATATCACTTGCCTCCGAGCTACTTAAAAGAAGCAACCTTGAACCAAAGAGAGTGAGGTAA
- a CDS encoding ParB/RepB/Spo0J family partition protein: MKSPLGRGLDALINPQIKDKIDAPVAISSKEIQKDDGKSYDILAKIPVEFISPNPYQPRTYFDQDSHDELKKSILENGLIQPVTVRRLDHNRYELISGERRLRACKDIGIKEIPAYIIKVETKEAMLALSLIENIQREKLNPIEIAVAYKRLLDECNLTHEEIAVKVGKDRTTITNFIRLLKLPEKIQNSLAKDEITTGHARALINLPTDILQLEILDKIIKKSLSVRKVEDIVRKLTEEQNGKRKKLAVNGKSEISKLSQKNLEERIQGILGTKVHCRAKKNGSGELIIEFYSHDELDRLLELFEIIGKEFN, translated from the coding sequence ATGAAATCACCTTTAGGCAGGGGATTGGACGCACTAATAAATCCGCAGATTAAAGATAAAATAGATGCACCTGTTGCAATTTCCAGTAAGGAAATTCAAAAGGATGATGGTAAATCATACGATATCCTGGCGAAAATCCCTGTCGAGTTTATTTCTCCGAATCCATATCAACCCAGAACCTATTTTGATCAGGATTCTCATGATGAACTGAAAAAATCGATACTCGAAAACGGACTAATCCAACCTGTAACAGTAAGACGACTTGACCATAACCGATATGAACTGATTTCCGGTGAGAGGAGACTTAGGGCTTGTAAAGATATAGGGATTAAGGAAATACCGGCGTATATTATAAAAGTTGAGACTAAAGAAGCGATGCTCGCTCTTTCACTCATCGAGAATATTCAGAGAGAAAAACTTAATCCGATCGAAATAGCTGTTGCATATAAAAGACTTCTGGATGAATGCAATCTTACACATGAAGAAATTGCAGTTAAGGTGGGTAAAGACCGGACTACTATTACAAATTTTATTCGACTCTTAAAGCTTCCGGAAAAGATTCAAAACAGTCTGGCAAAGGATGAGATTACAACGGGACATGCAAGGGCACTTATCAATCTCCCGACCGACATCCTTCAGCTTGAGATTCTAGATAAAATAATTAAGAAAAGTTTGTCGGTCCGCAAAGTTGAAGATATTGTTAGAAAACTGACTGAAGAACAGAACGGGAAAAGGAAAAAATTAGCTGTTAACGGTAAATCCGAAATCTCGAAGCTTTCACAAAAAAATCTTGAAGAGCGGATTCAAGGTATACTCGGTACTAAAGTACATTGTAGAGCAAAGAAAAATGGTTCGGGTGAACTGATAATAGAATTTTACTCACATGATGAACTCGATCGACTACTCGAGCTTTTTGAAATCATTGGCAAAGAATTTAATTAA
- a CDS encoding DUF5683 domain-containing protein: protein MQTENVKSDTSNFVMSKSPWGAVLRSAIIPGLGQFYNESYWKIPVVWGAIGYLGYLWFDSNTNYKKYRDLYLSNNTNLNYLDLRERYRDQRDLNAVFIGLAYFLNLVDAFVDAHLFDFDVSENVDNSLILSVKIKF from the coding sequence TTGCAGACGGAAAACGTCAAATCCGATACATCTAATTTTGTGATGAGCAAGTCTCCATGGGGAGCAGTTCTGAGAAGCGCGATAATACCTGGATTGGGACAATTTTATAATGAATCTTATTGGAAAATTCCTGTCGTATGGGGTGCAATCGGTTATTTAGGCTACCTCTGGTTTGATAGTAATACGAATTATAAAAAGTACAGGGATCTTTACTTGAGCAACAACACTAATCTAAATTATTTAGACCTTCGGGAACGCTATAGAGACCAGAGAGATCTGAATGCGGTTTTTATCGGTTTAGCATATTTTCTGAATCTTGTTGATGCATTTGTGGATGCTCATCTATTCGATTTTGATGTCTCAGAGAATGTTGATAACTCACTGATTTTATCAGTAAAAATTAAATTCTAA
- a CDS encoding type II 3-dehydroquinate dehydratase: MKIIVINGPNLNLIKRRNSNAYGENDLTEIRSQLEKEFPSISIDFFQTNSEDEIVRLVQSAPDSHDALIINPAGYSHTSVAIRDALEICDIPKIEVHLSNIASREDFRQYSLTSSVCDGYISGFKQRSYIAAVYILSHLLQKKF; encoded by the coding sequence ATGAAAATAATAGTAATTAACGGACCTAATCTAAATTTAATTAAACGTCGTAATTCTAATGCGTACGGTGAAAATGATCTTACTGAAATTCGTTCCCAGTTAGAGAAAGAATTCCCCTCAATATCCATAGATTTCTTTCAAACTAATTCTGAAGACGAGATAGTAAGGTTAGTTCAGAGTGCTCCGGATTCTCATGACGCATTAATTATTAATCCAGCGGGGTATTCTCATACTAGTGTAGCTATAAGAGATGCGCTTGAAATATGTGATATACCTAAAATCGAGGTTCATCTATCGAATATTGCTTCACGTGAAGATTTTAGGCAATATTCACTAACTTCATCTGTATGCGATGGTTACATTTCCGGATTTAAGCAACGAAGTTATATAGCTGCCGTTTATATTCTAAGCCATCTATTACAAAAGAAATTCTAA
- a CDS encoding MerR family transcriptional regulator: protein MKDFGLKKLYYSISEVSRLTGLEQYILRYWETEFEQLKPGKNRAGNRIYTNKDIKLILQIKRLLREEKYTIEGAKKILEDFSSELPMQVPGIEAKLDKTSLQSPRSLKKDLEEIKNILTQIQSFI from the coding sequence ATGAAAGACTTTGGATTAAAAAAGTTATACTATTCAATTAGCGAAGTAAGCAGACTTACCGGACTTGAGCAATATATACTTAGATATTGGGAAACAGAATTTGAACAGTTAAAACCGGGAAAGAACAGAGCAGGTAATAGAATTTATACGAATAAGGATATTAAATTAATCTTACAGATAAAAAGACTCTTAAGAGAAGAAAAGTATACGATTGAAGGAGCAAAAAAAATATTGGAGGATTTTTCATCGGAATTACCGATGCAAGTTCCCGGTATAGAAGCAAAGTTGGATAAAACATCCTTACAAAGTCCAAGATCATTGAAAAAAGATCTTGAGGAAATAAAAAATATTCTAACTCAAATTCAGTCATTCATATAA
- the purF gene encoding amidophosphoribosyltransferase has protein sequence MPDKPKSYCGIFGIIGSKEAAVNTYYGLHTLQHRGQEAAGIVTASINPDGKKVFNLHRRFGLVSEVFNSQDLFERDLPGTSAIGHNRYSTTGSADSEKNIQPFVVNYRQGHLAIAHNGNLTNAREIRERLVNEGSIFQTTSDSELILHLIAKSKLDNQIDQIVDALKQVQGAYSIVILTDDKLIAARDPNGFKPLCIGKVNHTYIVASESCALDINSAKYIRDVNPGELVVIDEDTIKDDSLKSFNIADSKADTKHCIFEFIYFSRPDSKVFGSNVDKLRRKLGKVLAEKHPVVDNDGDKVIVISVPDSSNTAAIGFQSQLVKQGIPSRLDIGLIRSHYIGRTFILPGQREREVGVRIKFNTVKGVLENKTLVLIDDSIVRGTTSKQLVKLLREANPKSIHLRISSPPVKNPCYYGMDFPSREELIANKFNSDIEKIREYLDVDSLEYLTIDEMLEAMVDHEPSDFCTACFSGVYPVKVDEGINKEIYD, from the coding sequence ATGCCTGATAAACCGAAATCATATTGCGGAATCTTTGGAATTATTGGATCCAAGGAAGCTGCTGTAAATACCTACTATGGCTTACATACACTCCAGCACCGGGGACAGGAAGCGGCCGGAATTGTAACTGCATCGATAAATCCAGACGGTAAAAAAGTCTTTAATCTTCATAGAAGATTCGGACTTGTTTCAGAAGTTTTTAATTCACAGGATTTATTTGAGAGAGATCTTCCCGGAACTTCTGCTATAGGGCACAACCGATATTCAACGACGGGCTCTGCCGATTCCGAGAAGAATATTCAACCTTTTGTTGTAAACTACCGGCAAGGACATTTGGCAATCGCACATAATGGCAATTTGACCAATGCAAGAGAGATAAGGGAACGCCTGGTTAATGAAGGATCAATATTTCAAACAACAAGCGATTCCGAATTAATTCTTCACCTCATTGCAAAAAGCAAGTTAGATAATCAAATTGACCAAATCGTTGATGCGCTTAAACAGGTTCAAGGCGCATACAGCATCGTAATTCTAACTGACGATAAACTCATTGCAGCAAGGGATCCAAACGGGTTTAAACCGCTTTGTATTGGAAAGGTTAACCATACTTATATTGTCGCTTCAGAATCTTGCGCGCTTGATATAAATTCTGCAAAGTATATTCGTGATGTTAATCCTGGTGAGCTCGTTGTAATTGATGAAGATACTATTAAAGATGATTCTTTAAAATCTTTTAATATCGCTGATTCTAAAGCCGATACGAAACATTGCATTTTTGAGTTTATTTATTTTTCACGTCCCGATAGCAAGGTATTCGGTTCAAATGTTGATAAACTGAGAAGAAAACTGGGTAAAGTTCTTGCGGAGAAACATCCTGTAGTTGATAATGACGGTGATAAAGTTATTGTGATAAGTGTACCGGATAGTTCTAATACGGCTGCAATTGGCTTTCAGTCGCAGCTTGTAAAACAGGGTATCCCTTCAAGACTCGATATTGGATTAATCAGGTCTCATTATATAGGAAGGACATTTATTCTTCCGGGTCAAAGAGAAAGAGAAGTCGGTGTAAGAATAAAGTTTAACACTGTAAAAGGCGTGCTTGAGAATAAAACGCTTGTCCTGATTGACGATTCAATTGTGAGAGGAACTACATCTAAACAATTGGTTAAACTTCTGAGGGAAGCTAATCCGAAATCGATTCACTTAAGGATTTCTTCGCCGCCTGTTAAGAATCCTTGTTATTACGGAATGGATTTTCCCAGCAGGGAAGAATTGATCGCAAATAAATTTAACAGTGACATTGAAAAAATTAGGGAATACCTCGACGTGGACAGTCTTGAATATTTAACAATTGACGAAATGCTCGAAGCAATGGTAGACCACGAACCAAGCGACTTTTGTACTGCATGTTTTTCCGGGGTTTATCCGGTTAAAGTTGATGAGGGGATTAATAAAGAAATTTATGATTAA
- a CDS encoding CDP-alcohol phosphatidyltransferase family protein produces the protein MPSIFMQSMREINTLPNYISIFRLLLAIPFYFLLKEIQSDFTIRYYLLALIFIAALSDVADGYIARLQNKISEFGKIIDPLADKVLVILIVTQLYLSGEIIDIYFWIIVCRDIIIFFGGIWVSKKIGKVLASNLLGKITVITIGIFIIITISGVSRINFIYHSFFYLSIIMSILSVIGYGLRGYEAIKWGKHEPSKEH, from the coding sequence ATGCCTTCCATCTTCATGCAATCAATGAGGGAGATTAATACTCTACCAAACTATATAAGTATCTTCCGATTACTTTTAGCTATCCCATTTTATTTCCTGTTAAAAGAAATTCAGAGCGATTTCACAATCCGTTATTACCTTCTGGCACTTATTTTTATAGCTGCGCTTAGCGATGTAGCTGATGGCTATATCGCAAGGTTGCAAAATAAAATATCGGAATTCGGTAAGATAATTGATCCGCTTGCCGATAAAGTGCTTGTCATTCTAATTGTTACACAATTATATCTAAGCGGAGAAATAATAGATATTTATTTCTGGATAATTGTTTGTAGGGATATCATTATTTTCTTTGGAGGAATCTGGGTTAGTAAGAAGATAGGAAAAGTTCTCGCTTCAAATCTATTAGGAAAAATTACTGTGATTACTATTGGTATATTTATCATTATTACAATTTCGGGAGTTTCGAGAATTAATTTTATATATCATTCGTTTTTTTACCTCAGTATTATTATGAGTATACTTTCTGTTATTGGTTATGGGCTCAGAGGTTATGAGGCCATTAAATGGGGAAAACATGAACCTTCTAAAGAACATTAG
- the ftsY gene encoding signal recognition particle-docking protein FtsY: protein MNLLKNISFDKLKQSLNKTRSNLINKITETFTGKVRFDEETISALEEILLSADIGFQITETVIGKLRVQARNHDDRSVSGIKELLKSELIQTIGNCSNSSTEIETSKRPYVILVIGVNGSGKTTSIAKLSKIFKTSGFSVLIASADTFRAAANEQLELWAGRVGVPVFNTQSKDPSAVVFDALTAAKSNDTDIVIIDTAGRLHTHKNLMDQLGKIDKVIKNLLPDAPNEILLVLDGNSGQNGLLQCIEFKKYCNITGIVLTKLDGTAKGGIVFNICSELKIPVKYIGVGEGIDDLQTFDSQIFVEALFKE from the coding sequence ATGAACCTTCTAAAGAACATTAGTTTCGATAAATTAAAGCAAAGCCTAAATAAAACCCGTTCCAATTTAATTAATAAAATTACTGAGACTTTTACAGGTAAGGTGCGTTTTGACGAGGAAACAATCAGTGCACTCGAAGAAATTCTATTATCGGCAGATATCGGTTTCCAGATTACTGAAACCGTTATTGGAAAATTGAGAGTCCAGGCCCGTAATCACGATGATCGTTCTGTCTCAGGAATTAAGGAGTTATTAAAATCAGAATTGATTCAGACTATCGGTAATTGCAGTAATTCTTCTACAGAAATTGAGACGTCAAAACGGCCCTATGTAATACTTGTTATTGGTGTGAATGGTTCCGGGAAAACAACTTCAATTGCAAAGTTGTCTAAAATATTCAAAACTTCGGGTTTCAGTGTGTTGATTGCATCAGCAGATACTTTCAGGGCCGCTGCAAACGAGCAGCTGGAGTTATGGGCTGGCAGGGTAGGTGTACCTGTGTTTAACACTCAATCGAAAGATCCTTCTGCTGTTGTTTTTGATGCTTTAACTGCCGCAAAGAGCAATGATACTGACATTGTAATAATTGATACTGCAGGAAGACTTCATACTCATAAGAATCTAATGGATCAACTCGGAAAAATTGATAAAGTAATTAAAAATTTATTACCTGATGCTCCCAATGAAATCTTATTGGTTCTGGACGGAAATTCCGGACAAAATGGATTGTTACAGTGTATAGAATTTAAGAAATATTGTAATATCACCGGTATTGTACTAACCAAGCTTGATGGAACGGCAAAAGGAGGCATTGTTTTTAACATATGCTCTGAGCTTAAAATACCTGTGAAATATATTGGAGTTGGTGAAGGAATAGATGACCTGCAAACATTTGACTCTCAGATTTTTGTTGAAGCACTATTTAAGGAGTAA
- a CDS encoding 3-hydroxybutyryl-CoA dehydrogenase: MEFKKIAVVGSGTMGNGIAHVFAMNNFEVFLVDVNQNLLDRAISVISNNLDRMLKKELISEDAKLSALRSIKPIIGHQNIPQDVDLVIEAIYENKDAKVRLFSELEKIIQSSAIFASNTSSISITEIASVSRPDQFIGMHFMNPVPIMKLVEIIRGFSTSQSTFDAIKELTAKIGKVPVEVNDYPGFISNRILMPMINEAIFALYEGVAREEEIDNVMKLGMNHPMGPLTLADFIGLDVCLDIMNVLYNGFNDPKYRPCPLLKKMVTAGKLGRKSGQGFYKY, from the coding sequence ATGGAATTTAAGAAAATTGCAGTTGTTGGTTCTGGTACAATGGGCAATGGAATAGCTCACGTATTTGCAATGAATAATTTTGAAGTTTTTCTTGTGGACGTCAATCAGAATTTACTTGATAGAGCTATTTCTGTTATTTCAAACAATTTAGATCGAATGCTTAAAAAAGAATTAATATCAGAAGATGCTAAACTATCTGCTTTAAGATCAATTAAGCCAATCATTGGTCATCAAAATATACCCCAGGATGTTGATTTAGTAATTGAAGCAATATATGAGAATAAAGATGCTAAAGTTAGACTTTTTAGCGAGTTAGAAAAGATTATCCAAAGTAGTGCTATATTTGCTTCTAACACCTCATCAATTTCTATAACTGAAATTGCTTCAGTCTCCAGACCTGATCAATTTATTGGTATGCACTTCATGAATCCTGTTCCAATTATGAAATTAGTAGAAATCATTCGCGGTTTTTCAACCAGTCAGTCAACATTTGATGCCATAAAGGAATTGACAGCTAAGATTGGAAAAGTCCCTGTAGAAGTGAATGATTATCCTGGTTTTATATCGAATCGAATTCTAATGCCGATGATTAACGAAGCGATTTTTGCTCTATACGAAGGAGTTGCCCGTGAAGAGGAAATCGACAATGTTATGAAATTAGGAATGAACCATCCAATGGGACCGTTAACGCTTGCCGATTTTATCGGTCTGGATGTTTGTCTGGACATAATGAACGTGTTATATAATGGCTTTAACGATCCTAAATATCGGCCTTGTCCATTGCTTAAGAAGATGGTAACTGCTGGTAAACTGGGTCGGAAAAGCGGTCAAGGATTTTACAAATATTAA